Proteins from one Nicotiana tabacum cultivar K326 chromosome 23, ASM71507v2, whole genome shotgun sequence genomic window:
- the LOC107808284 gene encoding DDT domain-containing protein DDR4-like, whose product MEIVASAPELTSEMELVRRKLRQRWELASVLNFLNVFEPVLEIKLKISAEEIETALIEPNDTLAQLHIMLLKGIPPVSKLLKDSNRWVIALSKKLEMWWPWVAEGTFPLTAKKGEEMATYKALDPAVRLLILKALCEIRADQDDAISYINHETKSKTDASVFRKEKLGGNGDEVSFWYDGNETIGHRLYKEVCQIQSMSKVKNKKSISAITSQWETLATTFEEFQNFVEEFSSSQVKWEADVGKAVEAHAIPALQKIQRKKDMALKRQQRLVESLRNLAVPRSCRIRRPVNYRCDDFDRAINEAIQVTNKRKAIEEPTNETQLSEHAPRIGTISLDSSPASNSISSDATDSETESDGPQGSNDDVDDTSDEVDEADLDEDDTDSMKEINIAGNRKQSMNENSRLDYRPSSCRYSKRLAGVAGFAVPESTHIGAKNRLRQRPTVNTAAESVVIPDSEDEN is encoded by the exons ATGGAAATAGTAGCTTCAGCGCCGGAGTTGACGTCGGAAATGGAGCTCGTACGTCGTAAGCTCCGTCAACGGTGGGAGTTAGCCTCTGTTTTAAACTTTCTCAAC GTTTTTGAGCCGGTGCTCGAAatcaaattgaaaatttcagCTGAGGAGATAGAAACAGCCCTCATTGAGCCAAATGATACTCTTGCTCAGCTGCATATCATGCTTCTGAAG GGGATACCTCCTGTGAGTAAACTACTGAAGGATTCGAATCGATGGGTGATAGCATTAAGCAAGAAACTTGAAATGTGGTGGCCATGG GTTGCTGAAGGGACTTTTCCATTGACTGCAAAAAAGGG AGAGGAGATGGCCACATACAAGGCGCTCGATCCGGCAGTTCGCCTGCTTATTCTTAAAGCACTTTGTGAAATTCGAGCTGAT CAAGATGACGCCATATCTTACATTAACCATGAAACTAAAAGTAAAACTGATGCTTCTGTTTTCCGTAAGGAGAAGCTTGGGGGCAATGGAGATGAAGTTTCATTCTG GTATGATGGGAATGAAACTATTGGGCATAGATTATACAAGGAAGTTTGTCAAATTCAATCCATGTCAAAGGTAAAGAATAAGAAAAGCATATCAGCTATCACTTCTCAGTGGGAGACACTTGCTACTACGTTTGAAGAATTTCAAAATTTTGTG GAAGAGTTCTCATCAAGTCAAGTTAAATGGGAAGCTGATGTGGGCAAGGCTGTTGAAGCTCATGCTATTCCTGCTCTTCAGAAAATTCAGAGG AAGAAAGATATGGCTCTGAAGCGACAGCAAAGACTCGTAGAAAGCTTAAGAAACCTTGCAGTTCCTCGTTCTTGCAGGATTCGTAGGCCAGTCAATTACAGATGCG ATGATTTTGATAGAGCAATCAATGAGGCCATACAAGTAACAAA CAAACGGAAGGCAATTGAAGAACCAACAAATGAAACTCAACTCAGTGAGCATGCGCCTAGGATTGGAACCATTTCCCTGGATTCCTCTCCAGCATCTAACTCCATAAGCAGTGATGCCACAGACAGTGAAACTGAGAGTGATGGGCCTCAAGGAAGCAATGATGACGTTGATGATACCAGTGATGAGGTTGATGAAGCTGATCTTGATGAAGATGATACTGACTCAATGAAGGAAATTAACATAGCTGGCAACAGAAAGCAGTCAATGAATGAGAATAGTCGCTTGGACTATAGGCCAAGCAGTTGTCGCTACAGTAAGCGGCTAGCTGGAGTTGCTGGCTTTGCTGTTCCAGAAAGTACTCATATAGGTGCGAAAAATAGGTTGAGGCAAAGACCTACTGTCAATACTGCTGCTGAGTCTGTTGTCATTCCTGATTCAGAAGATGAAAACTGA